CCGAATGATAGTATTTCATCTTGCCCTTGTTGAAATGGTAGCGATGATGAAAGACCGCGCGCGGGTTTGTCAGCAGGCGCCATCCTGCAAGACGGATGCGCCAGGACAGGTCGTGGTCCTCGTGGTAGAGGAAGAGGTCTTCGTCGAAGCCGCCCAGCTCTTCATATACTTCCCGCCTCATCATGAAAATACCGCCGCAGGCCACCTCTTCAGGCGCAAGGTCGTCGCAATCCGGTTCGTCGAGCATACGCGGGTAGGCGATGCCGGTGCAGTGGATGTTAACGCCGAGCGAGTTGATGGCGTTTTGTTTTTGCGAATACAGGATTTTGGGGATCACCGCTCCGATGCCGGGAACGCTTTCCAGCGCGTCGACGAGGATGGCGAAACTGTCCGGCGCGAATTCCAGATCGTTGTTGAGGAAAATCAGGTAATCGCCGCTGGCTCGTTCAAAACCGCGATTGACGGCGGTCCCGAATCCGAGATTGTCCGGGTTTTCGATCAGGAAGGTTTCGTGAAACTGTTCCTTCACCATCGCTTGTGAGCCGTCGCTGGAAGCGTTGTCGCTGACGATGATTTCGATGTCGCCATGCGTTTGTTGTTGCAGGGAGCGGATGCACCGGGCCAGCGTCTCTTTATCGTTCCAGTTGACGATGACGGCTGAAATGCGTTTCATCGTTCGATTCGCTCAGCGCTTGTTTTTGAACAGTTCGAGAAGCTCATTGCAATTGGTATCCCAGTTCATGGACAGGATTTTTTTTTGTCCCCTTTCGGCGAGCGCGAATAGAAGCTGTTCGTCGCGCAGGAGGGATAAAAGATTTTGCGACAAGGCGGAGGCGTCTTTGGGCGGCGAGACCAGAGCGGTTTCGCCGTCGATGGCGTAATCCCGGCATCCCCCGGTGTCGGTGGTGACGAGCGCGGAACCGCAGGCCATCGCTTCCATCGGCGGCATGCCCAGTCCCTCGTGCCAGCTTGGGCAAAGGTAAATGTCGGAAGAGGCGTAGATGTCGCGTAGTTTTTCCTTGGTGGGGCGGTAATGGTATTCGAAATCGAATCCGGCCTTGCGGAATAGCGGAGCGGGGTCTGCCAGTTTTTCGCCGAACACGACAAGGTTTACCGTTTCGCCCGCCGCGCGTGTTTGCTGTATTGCGGCGATGCCGTCGTCGAAGCCTTTCCAGTCGTAATCATGATGGAGCATGCAGACGCGACGTGGCGAGTTCCATATTTTTTCAGCAGGATAAAACACTTCGCTGTTGACGGGGGTGACGAGAACATGGGCGGACTGCCCGTATTGGTCGCGCAGAAGGTCGCCCAGCCAGGTCGAGATGACAATCTTCTGGAAGGGCAATTGATAAGTCTGCTCCGCCGTTTTCTGGTCGCGCATCCACAGGCTTTCATGATGCTGAATGAAATAGAATTTTCGCCCGGCCTTTTCCGGTAAGGTCGCGGCAAATTCCGCCGTTTGCCATGCGGTTGCGACAAAGACGTCGGCGTCGGGAATGAGCGCGGCGTCCTTGCGCGGCAAAATTTCGATGGGTAAAGAATTTTCCATCCAGTCGACGCTGGAGGCGGGTTTGATCGTCCCGTCGTCAAAATAGGTTTTGATTTTTTTGAGAGGTCGGC
This window of the Candidatus Nitrohelix vancouverensis genome carries:
- a CDS encoding glycosyltransferase family 4 protein produces the protein MKITFLVNQYARISGGNRALFEYANRLQRKGCEVRWFVMPPRVKWSRPLKKIKTYFDDGTIKPASSVDWMENSLPIEILPRKDAALIPDADVFVATAWQTAEFAATLPEKAGRKFYFIQHHESLWMRDQKTAEQTYQLPFQKIVISTWLGDLLRDQYGQSAHVLVTPVNSEVFYPAEKIWNSPRRVCMLHHDYDWKGFDDGIAAIQQTRAAGETVNLVVFGEKLADPAPLFRKAGFDFEYHYRPTKEKLRDIYASSDIYLCPSWHEGLGMPPMEAMACGSALVTTDTGGCRDYAIDGETALVSPPKDASALSQNLLSLLRDEQLLFALAERGQKKILSMNWDTNCNELLELFKNKR
- a CDS encoding glycosyltransferase family 2 protein, with protein sequence MKRISAVIVNWNDKETLARCIRSLQQQTHGDIEIIVSDNASSDGSQAMVKEQFHETFLIENPDNLGFGTAVNRGFERASGDYLIFLNNDLEFAPDSFAILVDALESVPGIGAVIPKILYSQKQNAINSLGVNIHCTGIAYPRMLDEPDCDDLAPEEVACGGIFMMRREVYEELGGFDEDLFLYHEDHDLSWRIRLAGWRLLTNPRAVFHHRYHFNKGKMKYYHSEKNRLHLLLKYLELKSLVLLAPPLLLVELAQWAHSLMHGWFFLKLKSYGDLLDLLPRILVKRRRLQSRRAVADREIARLFSSDLQISGVQSLALDFFLNPLLKAYWLWIRRYL